Genomic segment of Coffea arabica cultivar ET-39 chromosome 1e, Coffea Arabica ET-39 HiFi, whole genome shotgun sequence:
ttaattagggTTTTCTCAGAGAATATACATTGGAGTGGTTTCCAACTGGCTGGCTTAGGGATGGGTTGGGGTAGTAATTAGGGATTAGACAGACACCAACCAAAATCCCTCTGCTTCGACGTTCATAACAAATAGTACTCcatgtataattattaaaaTCCTCAAATCAACAAGTCACTACGCGATTCGATTGGAAGAAGAAGACGAGACGAGTCGAGAAAGTGCTGATGCACTCCAATCTGAATTTCGGCCCACTTGGTTGCGGCTGGGTCGTGTATGGTCCAATTGGGCTTTCATTGCATCAGAGCCCAATAGTATAATTCCACGGCCTCTACCCAAGACCCGTTTTCTATATAATCACTGGCATAACCATTGCGAATTTGTTGGGTTGGAACTTCCTACAAGTGGATAGGCTTCGTTGATGGGTCGAAAAGTGATAATCCGGAGAGATGGATTTTTGGTCCTATACTACAAAATCAcgacaaatgaattttttaggtatttataaaaaattttactataacttTTTTagaatttgtaaatttttttttaaaaaatatgttgaaTTTCTTCCCCCTTGGGTCTCATAAGCATTCCACGTAAAAGCTTGGCGACATTAGAGTGCGCATGGAAAATGTTCGCACTgggattttttatttattaatgttattattattaatttttacaAAAAGTAGACCAGAATGAAAACAAATTCGTATgctacaaagaaaaaaaatttatccaaCATGATAATTTGACTACTTTAGGAATTTTTCTCAAACATTATCATGTTGGataatttttctcaaaaaaaaaatacaataacacttttttttcaaaaaaaaaaacacatgtatatttgtttggatagaggattatttgtcaaaatttatttgcttacatcatcattacaatttccaacacacctttttatctcacatacatcacatcacaaaaagtgctacagtaaaaatatctcaaataatttacaatccaaacagactatcaaaagtgaaaaattgactattttagttgtatttgtttCATCACGtaggattgtattcaaataacttttgcttGATTGTTTTTATGGGTTTTAATAATGAAATTACAATATATAATAATTTGATAATATGttaatattttagtacttatttatttattaaaatttaatcataataaaattatatgacaaatttttattagtttcGCGGAAGAAGCGGGGCAAGGGGCGGGGGAAATTAGTCTTTTAGAATGaaatagcctttttttttttaaaaaaaaaaattccccctTGAAATTTGAGCAATCTTTATTATGCGGATAATGTGTATAGTTTTTATGGTTGGTGGTGGTAAAGGCAGCATTATTGGTTAGTAGTAGCCTAGTAGGAGTATTATTTTTCCCAAAGTTGTTCAGAAAGTCTCGGGGGAGTAAGAGTTGGCTTAATAGGCTTGGGGGTACTACTGTATACAATAATGATTCTCGGGTCAGTCGGAAGCTAACAAAAGATATTATTAATGTCCGGCCAACCCGACACAAGTACCATCATAGCAGAAGAGCACTCACTACTGGTAGGATTTGGGAGTGCAACAGAAAAATGAAGCTCAAATATGGCGGCCACAATACTAATACAAGTAGTAGCATCCACACGACGCACAGCGGTTTGAAtgctgtatccttattatgctACTATTACTCTTCCAACAGCTGGAAAGCCGCCGTCAGCAGAAGTAGGATTACTTTTACAACAAATACCCGTGCTGCTGGCGGTGGTGCGCCGTCAGACTCAAAATCAGGCTGCAGAAGATGGAACAGGAGCCCTTCTCTACTGATTTTGTGTTACAGTTACAGGCCCAAATTTAGCTCTTCTTCTACTAATGCTTCTACTAATCGCACACGCTATAATAGTCCGTCTAAGTTTAATTGGAGCATCCCGGATGCTTACAAAGACAGTGGCGATGGTCCCCATCATACTGATCGGCTCACTGATAGCGACGAGGAATTGGATGACGCCGATTGCGGCGGCGGCGACGTTGACACTGAGATTCAAAAAACTGGCTACAACCGTCGGAGGATCCAATCCAGGGTTTCCGTTGACGCCAGCCTCCAATCCGTCTGGAACGTCTTGACCGACTATGAGAAATTGGCCGACTTTATACCGGGTCTTGCAGTCAGCCAGCTGCTCCAGAAGACGGACAATTTTGCCCGTCTCTTTCAGGTCTCCTCCTCCTCGTGCCTCccagcttcttcttcttcgttcttctttttcttttttgggtgcGTGCCTGTGTATGCGTGTAATTTTTTGATATATTATGTAAAGAAAGCTCTTTTTTGCCCATTGTAAAAACGTTAATTTGGAAACTCTATTTACTTTTCGACCCTGTTTGTGTTATCATCCATTACAATCAGAGTCATTCGTCTGCCCAATATAGCAATATAAATGGGTGCTTGGTGATATTGTCTCAGTCTTGCTGCAATATCAGCCTATTCTTGATCGTCAGTGTATCTTGAGCAGATTGGGCAGCAAAACCTGGCATTTGGACTAAAATTCAAAGCCAAAGGTGTCATTGACTGTTATGAGAAAGAAATTCAGAATTTACCCTTCGGTACAAGGCGCGATATTGAGTTTGAGATGATTGAAGGTGACTTCCAACTCTTCCAAGGAAAGTGGTGCGTTGAGCAGGTGGAACTCTCTCTCTCcggtcttttttctttttatattctcCATCCCTTTCTCCCAAGTGCACAGCATCTTAGTGACCTCCTTGTTCAATAAGAACTGCCTTATCAATTGATCTTTCCCTCAGCAAGTAGGAGCAAATTGTTTGCGTTAACTGATCAGATTTTGTATCCGGAAATACTGTCCTTGTTTGATACATGCATACAAGTGCTAACATTGTCAAAGCTTTCAAAGTGCAGATCAGTACAGGAGACTATGATATAGCCGATTCTATTAAAGGCCAAGAATTTCATACTAATCTCTCTTATATTGTGGATGTGGAGCCTAAAGTTTGGTTGCCCGTGCACCTTGTTCAAGGCAGACTCTGTCGGGAGATAAAAATGAATCTCTTGTGTATAAAAGAAGCAGCAGAGAGAGCAATTCAGAACAAAGTCTCTGGTTATGAATGACTTACCCATTACTTTGACTTATGATATCAAGCGTAAGTCTGTCCCTTCATGTTGATAAACTTCATCGAAACATTTTAGATGATACCAACTTGCAATGGATTTTCTCTTGCAAAATGATTTAGGTTTTGTTACCAAATTATGCACTGCAAGTCTGTGACAAGCTTCAAGGAGGCTATACGTGATATTGGCCTCGTTGAACACCCGAAGATGCCTTATTTAACCTTGACTTGTACTATCATGAAGTGTATGGAATTTTTTTCTAGTTAATCAAACCATGTTGTTCATCTACTAAAATCTGCCTCTTCTTCTCAagattctttctttttaacaaatgtgCGCAAAAGGTACTATATGATTTCTGCAATGATTTCAGCAAACTTCTATTGCTTCTTGCCTTTTCAGTTTCTCCTAATCATTGCTATTCTTTTAATTTGCATGTAGGGCTGTAAAGTAgtttttgtaattcttttaaTTTGCGTTGGTCGTCTTAATCTATGCAAGATTCGCTTATCAAACAGTAGGCCTAAATAAGGAATTTAAGATAATAGACTTATATGATCAGCTCCAGCCTTTTTAACATCTGACTATGacaaaaaataatgaaatttcagccaaattcaagaatttcttgaaTCCTGAGGTGCTCAGTGCTTAGTCTGTTTCAGCTGATTGCATCCATAGTGCTAGTCTTTCTATGTCAGTTTAACCTCTTTTGTGAGATTTTATAGCCTATATAACTTAGTGAAGTGACTTGTTACAGAAAATGAAATTAATGCTTATGGATGGATAACCAGCTAGTATTATGCATTATTAGAAAAAGAAACATGTCACTTTGAACTTATGTAGCTGCATGCACAAGGTGTTGTGTCAGGCAATCTGGATGTTGACGGTAGATTCCACTCGTCAGCCCTACTTCTCCACAGCCCTTCGAAGATCAATCCTCAAACACCAAATGGGGCTGTTGCTCACCTTTTCCAGATGTTATGTGGGACTCACTTGGATGTGACTGATCTTCTTCGGATCACCAAATAGGGCTGTTGCTTACCCTTTCCAGATGTTATATGGGTATCACTTggatttgactgatttttttttttttatggctgGCATCCCAAAGGCTCAAATTATAGCGTAAGAATCCTCGTGGTACTATCTTGAGAGGGACCACCAGTTGGCAGAGAAATCctgaaaatgtgtcaaaacggCTGTCTGCTCGGAGAAGGGCAAGGCGGGAAGTGGGTGTACCGGTTTCTCTAAATACAGTAGTGATGGTTGTTCAGTTGGACATGTGGCAGTTTTGTTGATCAGCCACCAGCAAGAATTTTGTTGCTTTGGTTTTGAGTCCACTGACGTATGAGCTCCTTTAGAACGGTAACAGCCGACCATCtaaattcttattgaattgacTTTATTATCTTATGATTCATGAAAAGCAATTGATCTTATCATATAACCATCAGATAATATTGATGGAATAATAGGACGTGATGGAGATTTGAGCTCCTATCCTCTTCTTGAAGGAGCTCTAGATGTTAGTATATTTTTGCATGATTCGGAAAAGCTTCCATATGAAGCAGAAGAAATAAGAGATGCCAGGAGCTTCTTCACAATGTTATGTGGATGGACAAATTTTTGTTGTGAACTCCCAGTAGTGGAACCCAGAGAGTGGAAGAGTGGATCAATATGGTATGCATCCAAGTCCAAGCACATTGTGTGCTTTTGTAGAGGTAGGACAATGGAGGTCATTCTCAGTTACACAAAAGCTATATTAATTCTCATGCTTAAACTTTTGATCTAGAGGAATAATTAAGCGCAAGTGTAGGACGGGGTGTTTGAGTGGTTGTAGATTCTCTTTCTGTTTCAGGTATAAAGAGAACGGCCTGTTAAAAACTGAGATAAAGGTTAAGGAATGGAGGCCTTTGGTTAAGATAGCTTGTCTATTTGTCACCATGAGAGGAGTCGCTTTGCAGACTTCCTTGGTACGGTTGAGAATCCTATTGTCAAAGATCCAGAGCTTGCACCGAGGCCTGCATTTGTCTGGTCAAGTTGACAAATGGATGCATGTGCTCGTTGTCAAGAATTTAGCGGATATCCATCCAATCCTTACTTCTTCTCAGAAACGAGATCATTTGAAGTACTAGGCCTGGATAGCAACTTGCTTGGCCTGTCCGGTTGAATTACCAATTATTTGAATGAGGAGACATTAATCTGAAGATCAAAGAGTGGGGTCGTGCTGCTCTGAACTGCGGATGAGGTAAATGAGTTGTCTGCTCATTTTGTAATTCTGAAATCTGGCTCTGACTCCATGACCCCTATTTAATGTGCTACTTATAAGTCCATATTTTGCACATCATTTGTGGACGAATCTTGAATTATCATCCCTATTTGcggattttattttataataatcTTGCTGCATTACCATCATCCTTTTGCTTCGATTTACAGTCCAAATCAACCACCCCTTCGATGAAGGTGGAAACGGCTTGTCCCAAGTTTTTTGGAGGAATGAACATTTCGCAGGGAAAAGGCTTTTCCACTCAAATGAATTATACCAAACGTTGGAATGGAATGAATAAGTTGGAAAGGCATTTGCTTTCTCGGTCATTCCTACCTGCCAAACAAGGGGTAGGTTTTTTGAGGAATGTGATTCCAGAAAAAGATTAGAATGAACAATCATTTCAGAAGGAATATCCCTATTAAATTTGGCCTTTGCTTTCCGGGTCTTTACTCTTAGTGTTTTTGTTTGTAACAAAATTAGGCGATGATGAAATTATTAATGGTTGATAATCGagtaaaaatgaaatgaaaagatttaaaatatgaaattatGGTTTTCTATTTTAGATGTTTTCTAAACAGTTAAAAATAAACATTTTTAGCGttttaaaaacaagattcatGTTCATAAACGCTTCTCTTTGCTGTAAAACATTAACTATATGAACCATTAATTTTTTCTGTATGTCAAATTCTACGCACAAacaaacaggaaaaaaaaaaaaaaaaaaaaaaaaagaaacgcaaACGATTCCAAACGGCCCCCAAAGTTATTTGGGTTCTTCTCATAAAAAATCATACTAACTATTACACTTCATGTTAAAAAACGCATTTCCAACTGTAATTCATTATTTATGATGAAGTTAGAGGAAAATACCTATTTATTTGTGGCGTTATTTTCATCCATGTAGCGAATATGATGTATCTTTTTGCTTGCCACTACTACTATTTTATCAAGGAAAGCCAGCTTCCGGTCGTATTATTAAGTCGGTCCGgtccaccatcatttgatcctcAGGTTATTGCACAGGTGGCCGAGCTCCGGTCTTGCATCCATCCAGGCAGTAAATCTCGTCTCAGTCGCAGAATTGCAGTAGAGGTAAGATCTAAATGTGATCAAGAAGAAGTATCGCCTGAAAATGGatgcccccaaaaaaaaaaaaaaagaaattgttaTTCTCAATGTTTCTCTGCAGCCATATAAAGTCAAGTCCAATTCTGTGGCGGCTAGTGTAAGCATGCCAGCCAAATGCCACCACGGTCAGCAACTCAATATGAAGGATAACTTTACACTCATTATTTGATCTTTTTAGATGCAGGTTTTTCCAGATAGCCGAAACATGGGCACCTAAACCTAAACACGCAGACGTTTCCTAGATAAAAAAACTTCGTAGTCAATGCTTACAAACTCAGTTTGCTGCAAGTACACTAGCGAAAACGTCAACTAACCTTAGAGCTTTAGTACCCATGTCAGTCAGGTATGCCCGattctcatcatcatcatcaggaAGTTTCTCAAGTTCCTTTGCATAGTAAAAGATATCATCACGCAAATGTCCTGCCCCCGCACACCTTTAATAGCATGGAAaattcaagaaccaagttcGTCAAAATCAGGGATAGGGACTTACATTATCATCAACGTCAAACCACAGCAGTAGTTAATTCACCTATGAATGAGAATTCTACTACAATaaagtttttcacttcttttcaaattcatcaTGTTCCACCCAAAGCCTACTCTACCCTGGATCTTACGCCATTTATTAGTTCTCCCTTTCTCTAGTTGATCAAAACTGATTCTATTCATTGAAGCATTCCAAGATTTTACATTGTAAAATATAAGAAACACTAATTCCCTTTTGAACATGGAGCAGAACACAGCTACAGCACGACTTGGATGCCATAGCAATGAAGTAGTTTCCCTGTCAAGATGATGCCAAAGCTCAAAGGCTCTTGCTGGTCATTTAGCCGTAACTCAACTCACTTCTGCATTTTCATTGGTTACATCATCTAACTAGATAGGTGGAACCTGACGCAACTTATTATGTCTAGTCCAGGCCTAAATGATGGTGGTACAATGCTTGAATCGAAGGACATGAAGCCAAATATTGTTATAAATTTGCAAGAAATAATTTAATGAAGCAGGAAAAGGACATGAAGAACTATGATCTCATCAAGATCTTAAAGATGAATTGATGACCACCCGCAAAAAAGTTCAAAGCTTAACAAGATAAGGAAATTCCTTTTATTAGATGAACAGAATCGCTTACCGTTCTATAACGGTGTCAACGTTCGCCTTGCTCTCAGGACCATGCGTCAGAACTCTCGTAAGGCTTAATATGTCCCGATAATCACCCATTTGCTGTGCTTCTTCATCAGAAGTTTGGGAAGCTAGCTTCTCCTCAGGTAAAGGGAATGAATGTGGAGCAACCACTACAGATCTCGGAGCATAAGATGTCAAGTTTGCATCTGCTTCAAGTTTAATACAAAGAATAGCCATTGCGTAGGCAACCCCTCCAAATCCTGTGTGTGATACAAACAGATAAGACCCTGCAGAGCTTTTTTTaagccagaaaaaaaaaatgaaaagaaataaattcaGTTCATTTACAACATTCATTATTTAATCAGAACTGAGATGgaaaggaattgaagaaaaaaccAAAGATGTTGCTGAATCATTTTACTCGGAAATCATCACTATAATCTTAATTTGCATGCCTTCTTTTACTACCAATCATAGTCCACATCGCATATAACACAAAATTCACATTTCATCAAGAACTGAAAGCATCCAATATGTAATATATGGCTTCACTATGGTTTCAGAATATGTCTAGTGGACGCATAAAGATTGCAATGGTACTTCAAATAGTCAAATATTAATCTTTACATGGTTTCACAGTATATACGTACTTCAAATACATAATGGATATGCTTAGCACCACATAGTTCTCTACAGATATACACATTTaaacgtcttttttttttttttttaagtcatCAAACCTGGATGCTGATGTACCTGAGAC
This window contains:
- the LOC113718992 gene encoding uncharacterized protein; translation: MKLKYGGHNTNTSSSIHTTHSGLNAVSLLCYYYSSNSWKAAVSRSRITFTTNTRAAGGGAPSDSKSGCRRWNRSPSLLILCYSYRPKFSSSSTNASTNRTRYNSPSKFNWSIPDAYKDSGDGPHHTDRLTDSDEELDDADCGGGDVDTEIQKTGYNRRRIQSRVSVDASLQSVWNVLTDYEKLADFIPGLAVSQLLQKTDNFARLFQIGQQNLAFGLKFKAKGVIDCYEKEIQNLPFGTRRDIEFEMIEGDFQLFQGKWCVEQISTGDYDIADSIKGQEFHTNLSYIVDVEPKVWLPVHLVQGRLCREIKMNLLCIKEAAERAIQNKVSGYE